In a genomic window of Pedobacter sp. KBS0701:
- a CDS encoding SRPBCC domain-containing protein: MEQKTKIDAENGKQEIVITREFELPVDLLFKAYVEPEIVAQWMGTKVLKLENKKHGSYTFETSDHKGNVAFIASGVIHEFVPDEKITRTFEMENTPFDPQLEFLTFEKLDNERSKLTMHVIYKSVGMRDQILALPFAQGINMAHNRLQDVVGESK; this comes from the coding sequence ATGGAACAGAAAACAAAAATTGATGCCGAAAATGGCAAGCAGGAAATCGTAATTACGAGAGAATTTGAGCTGCCTGTTGATTTGCTTTTTAAAGCTTATGTAGAACCCGAAATTGTAGCACAATGGATGGGCACCAAAGTGCTAAAGCTGGAAAACAAAAAACACGGTAGTTATACTTTCGAAACTTCTGATCACAAGGGTAATGTAGCCTTTATCGCCAGTGGCGTAATCCACGAATTTGTACCAGATGAAAAAATTACGCGGACATTCGAAATGGAAAATACGCCGTTTGATCCTCAACTTGAATTTTTGACCTTCGAAAAACTGGACAATGAGCGGAGTAAACTCACCATGCATGTGATCTATAAATCGGTTGGGATGAGAGATCAGATTTTAGCACTTCCGTTTGCCCAGGGCATTAACATGGCACATAACCGGTTACAGGATGTTGTTGGTGAATCAAAATAA
- a CDS encoding YdeI family protein, giving the protein MNSKVDFYFNKTKKWQEAVNLLRGIALDCKLTEELKWGSPCYTYNGSNIVLIHDFKEYCAFLFFKGALLKDNDGLLIQQTENVQSARQIRFTTAMQIVERKAILKTYIFEAIEVEKAGLKVELKKTAEYSIPAEFQIKLDHIPDLKIAFEALTPGRQRAYLLHFSAPKQSSTREARVEKFMPQILSGKGLND; this is encoded by the coding sequence ATGAACTCAAAAGTTGATTTTTATTTTAATAAAACCAAAAAGTGGCAGGAAGCAGTAAATTTATTAAGAGGTATTGCGCTTGATTGTAAGCTTACCGAAGAATTGAAATGGGGCAGTCCCTGCTATACTTATAATGGAAGCAACATCGTTTTAATTCATGATTTTAAAGAATACTGTGCTTTTTTATTCTTTAAGGGTGCTTTATTGAAAGATAATGATGGTTTATTGATTCAGCAAACGGAAAATGTGCAATCGGCAAGGCAGATCCGTTTTACCACTGCAATGCAGATCGTAGAAAGGAAAGCGATTTTAAAAACCTATATTTTTGAAGCCATTGAAGTAGAAAAAGCCGGATTAAAAGTTGAATTAAAAAAAACGGCGGAATACAGTATTCCTGCTGAATTTCAAATTAAACTGGATCACATTCCTGATTTAAAAATCGCTTTCGAAGCCTTAACTCCGGGACGCCAAAGGGCTTATTTGTTGCATTTTTCGGCACCTAAACAATCCAGTACCCGTGAAGCAAGGGTTGAAAAGTTTATGCCGCAGATATTAAGTGGGAAAGGATTGAATGATTAG
- a CDS encoding helix-turn-helix transcriptional regulator, whose protein sequence is MNLRRDVFQAIADPTRRAILLLVASQSMTAGAIAANFDTARPTVSKHLQILTECELLAQKQTGREVHYHTNAKKMKEIADFIEPFRKMWDDRFNKLEDIMQNYKPGK, encoded by the coding sequence ATGAATTTGAGAAGAGATGTATTTCAGGCGATTGCCGACCCTACCAGAAGGGCAATATTGTTGTTGGTAGCTTCACAGTCTATGACGGCTGGCGCAATAGCTGCCAATTTCGACACCGCAAGGCCAACTGTTTCAAAACACCTGCAAATTCTTACCGAGTGCGAATTGTTAGCGCAAAAACAAACTGGTAGAGAAGTGCATTACCACACTAATGCAAAAAAGATGAAAGAAATAGCCGATTTTATTGAGCCTTTTCGCAAAATGTGGGATGACAGGTTTAATAAACTGGAAGATATTATGCAGAACTATAAACCAGGCAAATAG
- a CDS encoding SusC/RagA family TonB-linked outer membrane protein — MYKIYTYKWGIQLSRIRPLLLTMRLTTAVLIISMMQVNASGFAQKLTFKASNGQLKQLFTEIKRQTGYNVVWNAERIRSAKPISVNFINTDLEQALKISLSNQALTYTIEKKTVVISEKETPALFKPIFFAIDARGTVVDGNGKPLPGANVRHQRTGTIVLTDNLGDFVLKGINEDDILEITFMGYNPVEVKAKPAIGTIKMSVLTNELSAVEVVSTGFQTLAKNRASGTIEHIGQEVLANRPNTDLSSMLQGVVAGMQGSESANGNIAFTIRGISTLGTTNNQRSPLIVIDGFPLMNGDFSAINPNDVESVDVLKDAAASAIWGARSANGVIVVTTKKGRGKQGLSIDVSAFTRVSERPDLDQIYTIANSADQIAYEKLAFAKKIYPTAGFFYQGGLFPSDFTFTLTNAQQLLFANQYGRLSTTEMNTGLDELSKVDNRNQIQKYLMRHAITQQYNVSLSNNTEKSKTYLSLLLEDNKDRFIGNGFKKYDINFSNEYKLTKFLTFNFNTFLQYNGQQNSGVTLSELNGYPTLFGGGLSSYELLLNPDGTYAKQAAGGNTGTSGPDPYILSQLPMNKFPYPDWSYNLLREMRGRDLQSANYNARIQTGLTAKLLPGLTLDAKVQIERGKTAVKNHYSDDTYFVRNLVNTNLQYNNTTKVVGNVYIPKGGILQKNDTEVSNYNYRGQLSYIKNIGRKFDVNAIIGGEVSQYRTDGTIYPWLYGYNPATLTSIVPPYGYGSSVDFFPNGTVTGDNLASIQGGNTTLSYGLDRYVSYFAASDITYNKKYTLSLNIRGDASNYITSIPSLRWSPFWSVGGNWDVKAENFISSSDWIDYLHLRASYGSNGTADKSTSTQALVNVGTSPNVGTGTITATISSFGNPYLHWERTHTINFGVDFALLKNKLTGSINVYNKQSTEVTGTVALPQAYGTSSQKFNNAEILNRGIEIQLGTTLKLPAGIGYSTSLNYAYNHNVVTDLYFPNPINANLTAPGNAFVQGQPVNSFYTYDYAGVDATGMPQIYGLNGARFGFNSQTLLASNDGITKGYMHYAGTATPPHTLGWRNTFTFGNFTLTAQLIGTFGAHFLNPSFNYGSAFVGFGKTAPNRFVRQVLDGDPTVPPLLADPAITIWPRYSPFLTSYIESSSYIQLKELYLSYNIPAKIFERAKLRNFNVFVQARDLGMVWNNNTHGYNPDFLPGTDRPVAAYTFGFKFGI, encoded by the coding sequence ATGTATAAAATTTATACTTACAAATGGGGTATTCAACTATCCCGTATTAGACCTCTATTGCTCACGATGCGCTTAACTACCGCTGTTTTGATAATCTCCATGATGCAGGTAAATGCCTCAGGATTCGCACAGAAACTTACCTTTAAGGCGAGCAATGGCCAGCTTAAACAACTTTTTACAGAGATTAAAAGGCAAACGGGTTACAACGTTGTCTGGAATGCCGAGCGGATAAGATCTGCAAAACCCATCAGTGTAAACTTTATAAACACCGATTTAGAGCAGGCCCTGAAGATCAGCTTATCCAATCAGGCCTTAACCTACACCATCGAAAAAAAGACGGTGGTGATTAGCGAAAAGGAAACGCCCGCTTTATTTAAACCTATATTTTTTGCTATTGACGCACGCGGTACCGTAGTGGATGGGAATGGAAAGCCACTTCCTGGAGCAAATGTTAGGCATCAAAGAACAGGTACGATCGTATTGACCGACAACCTTGGGGATTTCGTATTAAAAGGAATCAATGAAGATGATATTCTCGAGATTACCTTTATGGGCTACAACCCGGTTGAAGTAAAGGCAAAACCTGCAATTGGAACAATTAAAATGTCTGTTTTAACGAATGAGTTAAGTGCTGTTGAAGTCGTGTCTACCGGTTTCCAAACGCTGGCAAAAAACAGGGCATCCGGAACGATTGAACACATTGGTCAGGAGGTGCTGGCAAACCGCCCGAACACCGACCTTTCGTCCATGTTGCAGGGTGTCGTGGCGGGTATGCAAGGTTCGGAGAGCGCTAATGGCAACATTGCATTTACCATCAGGGGGATTTCAACTTTGGGAACCACGAATAACCAACGCTCTCCTTTAATTGTTATCGACGGCTTCCCTTTAATGAATGGTGATTTTTCGGCAATCAACCCAAATGATGTAGAAAGTGTGGATGTGCTTAAAGATGCGGCAGCTTCAGCAATCTGGGGCGCACGTTCTGCCAACGGGGTAATTGTTGTAACGACTAAAAAAGGCAGGGGCAAACAAGGATTATCGATAGACGTTAGTGCTTTTACACGGGTGTCTGAAAGACCAGATCTTGACCAAATCTATACCATTGCCAACTCTGCCGATCAGATTGCCTACGAAAAACTGGCTTTTGCAAAAAAAATATATCCAACTGCGGGCTTCTTTTATCAGGGCGGCCTGTTTCCCAGTGATTTTACCTTCACGCTTACCAATGCCCAACAATTATTGTTTGCAAACCAATACGGCAGGCTCTCAACCACGGAGATGAATACCGGCCTGGATGAGTTGAGCAAAGTAGATAATCGGAATCAGATTCAAAAATACCTGATGCGACATGCCATTACACAGCAGTATAATGTCAGTTTGAGTAATAACACCGAGAAATCTAAAACTTATCTGTCACTATTGTTAGAAGATAATAAGGATCGGTTTATCGGCAACGGATTTAAGAAATATGATATTAATTTTTCAAACGAATACAAATTGACGAAATTTTTAACGTTTAACTTTAATACTTTTCTTCAGTATAACGGGCAGCAAAATAGTGGGGTAACGCTTTCCGAGTTGAATGGCTATCCTACGCTTTTTGGCGGCGGACTATCGTCTTATGAGCTTCTGCTCAACCCGGATGGGACTTATGCAAAACAGGCAGCAGGCGGCAACACTGGTACTAGTGGTCCTGATCCATACATATTATCGCAATTACCAATGAATAAATTTCCCTATCCAGACTGGAGCTATAACTTGTTGAGGGAAATGAGGGGTCGCGACTTGCAGTCGGCAAATTATAATGCCCGTATCCAGACAGGCCTAACCGCAAAATTACTACCAGGTTTAACGCTGGATGCAAAGGTGCAGATTGAACGTGGCAAAACTGCGGTAAAAAATCATTATAGTGACGACACCTATTTTGTAAGGAATCTGGTTAATACAAATTTACAATATAACAATACCACCAAAGTTGTAGGCAATGTTTATATCCCTAAAGGCGGGATTCTTCAGAAAAATGATACAGAGGTTAGCAATTATAACTATAGGGGCCAACTTTCTTACATCAAAAATATAGGGCGTAAATTTGATGTTAATGCAATTATAGGTGGTGAGGTATCGCAATACCGTACAGATGGCACAATATACCCATGGTTATATGGCTACAATCCGGCTACATTAACGTCGATAGTTCCACCCTACGGATACGGAAGTTCAGTAGATTTTTTCCCTAATGGAACCGTTACAGGAGACAACCTGGCCTCGATTCAAGGCGGAAACACGACATTATCTTATGGATTAGACCGTTACGTTTCTTATTTTGCGGCAAGTGATATCACCTATAACAAAAAGTATACGCTTTCATTAAACATTCGTGGTGATGCTTCTAACTACATTACCTCAATCCCTTCACTCCGCTGGTCCCCATTTTGGTCAGTAGGCGGTAACTGGGATGTTAAAGCAGAAAATTTCATATCCTCCAGCGACTGGATAGACTACCTGCACCTGCGCGCAAGTTACGGTAGCAATGGCACGGCAGATAAATCTACATCTACTCAGGCACTTGTTAACGTTGGTACATCGCCAAATGTTGGAACTGGTACAATCACGGCTACCATCAGCAGTTTTGGTAATCCTTACCTGCATTGGGAGCGCACACATACCATCAACTTCGGTGTTGATTTTGCCCTCTTAAAAAATAAACTGACCGGTAGCATTAACGTTTATAACAAACAGAGTACCGAGGTTACCGGAACGGTTGCCTTGCCGCAGGCATACGGTACGTCATCGCAAAAGTTTAATAATGCAGAAATTCTAAATCGCGGTATCGAAATCCAATTGGGAACAACATTAAAATTACCTGCAGGTATTGGATACAGCACTTCACTAAACTATGCATATAACCACAATGTTGTTACCGATCTGTACTTTCCTAATCCAATTAATGCAAACTTAACTGCGCCAGGAAATGCTTTTGTACAGGGCCAGCCGGTTAATTCATTCTACACGTATGACTATGCCGGTGTAGATGCCACGGGAATGCCGCAGATTTACGGATTAAATGGGGCCAGATTTGGATTTAATTCTCAAACCCTGCTGGCAAGTAATGACGGCATCACAAAGGGTTACATGCACTATGCAGGTACTGCAACTCCACCGCATACCCTGGGATGGAGAAACACATTTACCTTTGGCAATTTTACCCTGACGGCGCAACTCATCGGAACCTTCGGTGCCCACTTTCTTAACCCTTCATTCAACTATGGAAGTGCATTTGTTGGATTTGGAAAAACTGCACCAAACCGTTTTGTAAGACAAGTGTTAGACGGCGACCCGACAGTGCCACCATTATTGGCTGACCCAGCCATTACAATTTGGCCACGATACTCACCTTTTCTAACGAGTTACATTGAAAGTTCATCCTACATACAACTTAAGGAACTGTACCTCAGTTACAATATCCCGGCAAAAATATTTGAGCGGGCAAAGTTGAGAAACTTCAATGTCTTTGTACAGGCAAGGGACTTAGGCATGGTTTGGAACAATAATACCCATGGTTACAACCCGGACTTTTTGCCGGGAACTGACCGACCTGTAGCCGCCTACACCTTTGGTTTCAAATTCGGAATATAA
- a CDS encoding RagB/SusD family nutrient uptake outer membrane protein produces the protein MKKIRYAVMLLAFVSLASCKKYLEEPNKIQASITTTAQLQALLDNVANTSPDWSSQFAANYAAMNASDDVEINLAAFNASPGALDLNSAFYYTFDADKLIQTSASDAVWSNAFQRILTANVILANVDNVSGSDEAKNMIRANAYFDRGYAYWTLVNQYCQPYHASTLQSLGLPLRKTVSYTESLTRATLKETYDFILSDILQAQALVSYSDVNPLFRWRVSKTAIEAFLSRYYLFTGDYNASLSHANNALTTTNAQLVNFNTIEPATNPTIYRPDGANGPAYVVNYSSLSQWTNTQYLAWPEFFYTSFTAGLNTGRNTFNASPSLIATYGPNETERAKDLRYKHFMPENSGFTAQWKTPGLNSFKQFGLNLIPTGPTIAEVMLNKAEASARLGDFATASSLIKALRTKRFVTGYADLDLGFNATNALTLVLQERRRELPFAFRWYDIRRFAYNETTSDDVVVTHQFYNVTLSAVDRTSPKTYTMPVKSAHYMIQIPNNDVIQSQGQIQQNTY, from the coding sequence ATGAAAAAAATTAGATATGCAGTCATGCTGCTGGCTTTTGTGAGCCTTGCATCGTGCAAAAAATATTTGGAGGAGCCTAACAAAATTCAGGCTTCCATTACAACAACTGCTCAGTTACAAGCACTACTCGATAATGTTGCAAATACATCGCCTGATTGGAGCAGCCAATTCGCAGCAAATTACGCGGCAATGAATGCAAGTGACGATGTGGAGATAAACTTAGCGGCTTTTAATGCATCCCCAGGCGCATTAGACTTGAACAGTGCATTTTATTATACATTCGACGCTGATAAACTGATACAAACGTCAGCAAGTGATGCGGTATGGTCGAACGCATTTCAACGTATATTAACCGCCAACGTGATTCTTGCAAATGTCGACAACGTGAGCGGCAGCGATGAAGCTAAAAATATGATTAGAGCCAATGCCTATTTTGATAGAGGTTATGCCTATTGGACTTTGGTAAATCAATACTGCCAGCCTTACCATGCAAGTACGCTTCAATCGCTTGGTCTGCCGTTGAGGAAAACGGTAAGTTATACCGAATCTTTAACCCGTGCAACTTTAAAAGAAACCTATGATTTTATACTTTCCGATATTTTACAAGCGCAGGCTTTAGTAAGTTATTCAGACGTGAATCCCCTGTTTAGATGGAGAGTTAGTAAAACGGCTATAGAAGCTTTTTTAAGCAGGTATTACTTATTTACAGGCGATTATAATGCATCACTTAGCCACGCCAATAATGCACTGACAACAACAAATGCCCAATTGGTTAATTTTAATACGATTGAACCCGCAACTAACCCGACTATTTACAGACCTGACGGAGCCAACGGCCCTGCGTATGTGGTTAATTATTCAAGTCTTAGTCAATGGACAAATACCCAATACCTTGCCTGGCCAGAATTCTTCTATACAAGTTTTACAGCCGGCCTTAATACAGGCAGAAATACATTCAATGCCAGTCCTTCACTAATTGCAACTTACGGACCTAACGAAACGGAAAGAGCAAAGGATTTAAGGTACAAGCATTTTATGCCCGAAAATAGTGGTTTTACCGCACAATGGAAGACACCTGGATTAAATAGCTTTAAACAGTTTGGCCTCAATTTAATTCCAACAGGGCCAACGATAGCGGAGGTGATGTTGAATAAAGCCGAAGCTTCTGCACGGTTGGGTGATTTTGCCACAGCTTCATCTTTGATCAAAGCACTTAGAACCAAACGTTTTGTGACCGGTTATGCTGATTTAGATTTGGGATTTAATGCTACAAATGCCCTAACCTTAGTTCTGCAGGAGCGACGCAGAGAACTTCCTTTCGCATTCAGGTGGTACGATATCCGTCGTTTTGCCTACAATGAAACGACCAGCGACGATGTTGTAGTTACACACCAGTTCTATAACGTAACATTAAGCGCTGTGGACAGAACCTCACCAAAAACCTACACCATGCCCGTTAAAAGCGCTCATTACATGATCCAGATTCCGAATAATGATGTTATCCAATCTCAGGGGCAGATTCAGCAAAACACTTACTAA
- a CDS encoding DoxX family protein encodes MTKRNKIIYWIATAWLSLGMLSTGIVQLLKMKEEIALFSQLGYPLYFMTILGGWKILGVVAVLIPKFTLLKEWAYAGFFFAMSGAVFSHIAIGDTSISAYFGPLLLLVLIVLSWYFRPAERKIVSTNL; translated from the coding sequence ATGACAAAGAGAAACAAAATTATCTATTGGATTGCTACGGCATGGCTGTCATTAGGCATGTTATCAACCGGTATTGTACAGTTGTTAAAAATGAAGGAAGAAATAGCTCTTTTTAGCCAGTTGGGTTATCCACTTTATTTTATGACAATATTGGGGGGTTGGAAAATATTGGGTGTTGTTGCGGTGTTAATTCCTAAATTTACCTTACTAAAAGAATGGGCTTATGCAGGTTTTTTCTTTGCCATGTCTGGTGCTGTTTTCTCGCATATTGCTATTGGCGATACTAGTATTTCTGCCTATTTCGGGCCATTGTTGTTACTGGTGTTAATTGTGCTGTCATGGTATTTCAGGCCTGCAGAAAGGAAAATTGTTTCAACTAATCTATAA
- a CDS encoding helix-turn-helix domain-containing protein translates to MKRSIFDENLKTIGMLNVDLQSIEVINSESYKSYIKVLYLNEGFEIKVDFNVYTTSGPTLFFISPNQVLSIEKLGEQPGRLVFYNRDFYCIQLHDEEVACDGLLFNNINNMPMTVIPAQDAAFMEYLFSRMEDEFELKDGSLEEMIRTYLKQLLIKSTRLWKVQHLEGVMAARPNNDLEFFRKFTQLVEANFKQKHNVADYADRMMIAPKTLTHRFKRLNLPQPNEIIKNRIMLEAKRLLVHTNRTAKEIAYALGYEDPAYFSRLFFIKTGESPSGFRSKYLNVQETKQE, encoded by the coding sequence ATGAAACGAAGCATTTTTGACGAGAACCTTAAAACCATCGGCATGTTAAATGTCGATTTACAAAGTATCGAAGTCATTAATTCCGAATCATATAAATCCTATATCAAGGTGCTTTATCTTAATGAAGGATTTGAGATAAAAGTAGATTTTAATGTATATACCACTTCTGGTCCAACACTATTCTTTATCAGTCCAAATCAGGTACTGAGCATCGAAAAACTTGGTGAGCAACCTGGTCGATTGGTTTTTTATAACCGCGACTTTTACTGCATACAGTTGCATGATGAAGAAGTTGCCTGTGATGGGCTCTTGTTTAATAACATCAATAATATGCCAATGACGGTGATACCGGCGCAGGATGCTGCTTTTATGGAATACTTGTTTTCGAGGATGGAAGACGAATTTGAATTGAAGGATGGCTCGCTGGAAGAAATGATTAGAACTTACCTTAAACAGCTCTTGATCAAGTCGACCAGATTATGGAAGGTACAGCACTTAGAAGGGGTGATGGCCGCCAGACCCAATAACGACCTCGAGTTTTTCAGAAAATTTACACAATTGGTTGAAGCTAACTTTAAACAAAAGCATAATGTTGCGGATTATGCCGACCGGATGATGATAGCCCCAAAAACGCTTACTCATCGGTTTAAGCGGCTTAATCTACCTCAGCCCAACGAAATCATCAAAAATAGGATTATGCTGGAAGCAAAAAGATTGCTGGTACACACCAACAGAACAGCAAAAGAAATTGCCTATGCGTTGGGTTATGAAGATCCTGCCTATTTTAGCAGATTATTTTTTATTAAAACCGGCGAATCTCCGTCTGGCTTCAGGTCCAAGTACCTAAATGTACAGGAAACGAAACAGGAATAA
- a CDS encoding RNA polymerase sigma-70 factor yields the protein MIAYHLLSDSELAAQLKTGDDVAFNEIYKRYWKSLYESAYAVLKDSTSCDDIVQEIFVWVWTNREKHLTDSFRPYLHAAVKYKIANLIRHGKVKDAYLARSLTLKHRAETDENELELKELKEIIAQFTSKLPSRAKLIFQLSRNELLSNKEIALQLGISEKTVENQMNISLKKLKKTLGNLSFLMSLI from the coding sequence ATGATCGCTTACCATCTTCTCTCTGACAGTGAGTTAGCTGCCCAGCTAAAAACAGGGGATGATGTCGCTTTCAATGAAATTTATAAACGCTACTGGAAATCATTATACGAATCGGCTTATGCTGTATTAAAGGACAGTACCTCTTGTGATGATATTGTTCAGGAGATTTTCGTATGGGTATGGACAAATCGTGAAAAACACTTAACAGACTCTTTCCGTCCCTATTTACATGCTGCAGTGAAGTATAAAATTGCTAATCTTATTCGGCATGGAAAAGTAAAAGACGCATACCTCGCCCGTTCGTTAACATTAAAACACCGTGCTGAAACAGACGAGAATGAACTGGAATTAAAAGAACTTAAAGAGATTATTGCACAATTCACTTCAAAACTTCCATCTCGTGCAAAATTGATTTTCCAATTAAGCAGAAATGAATTATTAAGCAATAAAGAAATTGCCCTGCAGCTCGGCATATCAGAAAAAACAGTCGAGAATCAAATGAATATCAGCCTTAAAAAACTCAAAAAAACATTGGGAAACCTGTCTTTTTTGATGAGCTTAATTTAG
- a CDS encoding alpha/beta fold hydrolase: MKNLILTTSLIITLITSQFAFSQNKRVPASAGRAEYIEVEPGVKLHVTDLGEGQPIVLIHGWPLSDEMYEYQYQYLVRKGFRVIGITLRGFGKSDKPYGKYNFDVFSDDIYAVLHTLKIENAVLGGFSMGGAVTIHYVNKYKSAHVSKLALFAAAAPSWKQRADYNYGISEEGAAGLIKQTMTSREDLIGGLGAAFAAKGTTLQKNTEKWLESINLSASPYVVTESISALGDLDLRPVLKNVTIPVAIFQGTKDQLIDFTLAEQLHKGLKNSYIVKFENSGHALFVEEMDKFNSELEQFAKK, translated from the coding sequence ATGAAAAATCTAATCTTAACAACAAGCCTGATTATTACCTTAATTACAAGCCAATTTGCTTTTTCACAAAATAAAAGAGTTCCCGCTTCCGCCGGAAGGGCAGAATATATCGAAGTTGAGCCAGGTGTAAAACTTCATGTAACTGATCTTGGCGAAGGACAGCCAATTGTACTGATTCATGGATGGCCACTTAGTGATGAAATGTACGAATATCAATACCAATATCTGGTAAGGAAAGGTTTTAGGGTAATCGGTATTACCTTACGTGGTTTCGGTAAATCTGATAAGCCTTATGGGAAATACAATTTTGATGTTTTTTCTGATGATATTTATGCTGTTCTTCATACCTTAAAAATAGAAAATGCTGTTCTGGGCGGTTTCTCTATGGGCGGTGCCGTTACCATCCATTATGTAAATAAGTATAAATCTGCACATGTGAGCAAACTTGCGCTATTTGCGGCAGCTGCTCCATCCTGGAAACAACGTGCGGATTACAATTACGGAATATCTGAAGAAGGTGCTGCCGGACTGATCAAACAAACCATGACCAGCAGAGAAGATCTGATAGGCGGATTAGGTGCAGCATTTGCGGCCAAAGGTACCACACTTCAAAAAAATACAGAGAAATGGCTTGAAAGTATCAACTTATCTGCAAGTCCGTATGTAGTTACCGAATCTATCAGTGCCCTTGGCGATCTGGATTTGCGTCCTGTGCTTAAAAACGTAACCATCCCAGTAGCCATATTTCAGGGTACAAAAGATCAACTGATTGATTTTACGCTAGCCGAGCAACTACATAAAGGCTTAAAAAACTCATACATTGTAAAATTCGAGAATAGCGGACATGCACTTTTTGTAGAGGAGATGGATAAATTCAACTCTGAGCTAGAACAGTTTGCGAAAAAATAA
- a CDS encoding FecR family protein has translation MNNEELLKLAEKISIGKVSDEEIARYNAWYSSVTVENDSASQALGNADLKEAQLFSQIQAKISRRKTKKIWPLYSGIAAAAAMILFTVWIYFVPSQVDKKVAKQYKQDFTPGKIAATLLLSNGQSIRLSDDSQGTIAKDNGVTITKTTDGQIVYHLKNVNASANTLNTLATAKGETFAIVLPDQSKVWLNATSKLTYPTNLSANRYRTVKLEGEAYFEVSKDKMHPFIVETNGQQIKVLGTHFNVSAYSDDAATQTTLLEGRVQVVSNLGNHAILTPGQEASQSKGIINVQQVNAAEAIAWKNGEFVFNDEPLESIMRKIARWYNLEVEYKDESVRNKLFSGGISKFANVSDVLRMLQLTKDVQFEIRERRIIVKK, from the coding sequence ATGAACAATGAAGAGCTTTTAAAGCTGGCTGAAAAGATAAGTATTGGCAAAGTTTCAGATGAGGAAATTGCACGCTACAATGCCTGGTACAGTTCAGTAACGGTTGAAAACGATTCGGCAAGCCAGGCATTAGGCAATGCTGATCTGAAGGAGGCCCAGCTTTTTAGTCAGATCCAGGCAAAAATAAGTCGCCGCAAAACAAAGAAAATCTGGCCTTTATACTCAGGAATTGCCGCTGCAGCAGCGATGATTTTATTCACTGTATGGATTTACTTTGTACCCAGTCAAGTTGATAAAAAAGTTGCTAAACAATATAAGCAAGATTTCACTCCTGGTAAGATTGCTGCCACCTTGCTTCTTTCAAACGGACAGTCAATTCGACTATCTGATGATTCACAAGGCACAATTGCGAAAGATAATGGGGTTACCATTACTAAAACAACAGACGGCCAGATTGTTTATCACCTAAAAAATGTAAATGCAAGTGCCAATACATTAAACACCCTTGCCACCGCAAAAGGAGAAACCTTTGCAATCGTTTTACCTGATCAAAGTAAAGTCTGGCTTAATGCCACATCAAAATTAACCTATCCGACAAATTTGAGTGCAAATCGCTATCGCACAGTTAAGCTTGAGGGCGAAGCCTATTTTGAAGTTTCAAAAGACAAAATGCATCCGTTTATAGTGGAGACTAATGGACAGCAGATTAAAGTATTAGGTACTCATTTTAATGTGAGCGCCTATAGTGATGACGCGGCTACCCAAACAACTTTGTTAGAAGGTCGCGTACAAGTAGTTTCAAACCTGGGCAACCATGCCATATTGACTCCGGGACAGGAAGCTAGTCAGTCTAAAGGTATAATAAATGTTCAGCAGGTTAATGCCGCCGAAGCGATAGCATGGAAAAATGGTGAATTTGTATTTAACGATGAACCCTTGGAATCCATTATGCGAAAAATAGCGAGATGGTATAATCTCGAAGTGGAATACAAGGACGAAAGTGTACGAAATAAACTCTTTTCAGGGGGCATATCTAAATTTGCGAATGTATCAGATGTTTTAAGAATGTTGCAGTTAACGAAGGATGTACAATTTGAGATCAGAGAAAGGAGGATTATAGTGAAAAAATAG